The following is a genomic window from Candidatus Hydrogenedentota bacterium.
CAGTGCCGATCGAAGTGCCGTTCGTGGCCTTTGGCAGAGAGCGTCAGCCCGGTTATGGCGCGGGCCTACCGGGAAACCCCGTGGAGAATGAGACATCGGAAGACGTAGCGCCATTGAGACTTCTTGCGGGAGTCGACGGACCTACTCCCTACTATACCGTGACACCGCGTGTTTTGTTGGACACTCGGCCTTCCGTGGCTTGGATTGAGAAACACAACGAGAAAGTGAACTTACTGTGTCTTCTGTCGGATGAGCGAAGTTGCCGTGTCATTCCAACGGATTATAGACCGGATCAACTCGTGGCTGGGCCAACATGGTGCGACAAGCGTGAACTGTGTCTTCTTGTAAAGGAAGCGGAGAGCGATGCACTAGACCTGGTTCTGGTCTCAATGGCGGACACAAATACAGATGTCCAGAGAAGGCGAATCATCGTCCACCTCCCCGCGAAGCCACGGAATATACTCGTGTTCCAAGTTGCACGCGTCGGATTGAGCCACGTCATCCGTATAGACTCAAGTCTGGATAATGATCTCTATGAATTTGCCGACTGCCTGTTGTACCTGAGACACACAGGTGAAGTGGAGCGTATCAATTGCCAGGATCGGATCCGCTATCTCTCCCCTTCCGGTACCCATGTATCCTGTGAAGAAGATTCGGAATATGCTCTCACGCATTGGATCTGCAAACTTGACATCGAAACCTTGAGTCTCACGCGCGTATTGGTAGTAATTGGAGATCCATCGCTTTCTGGATGGGACCAGACGGAGCGGTTTTACGTATCGGCCTTCCATGTATTTCCCCGCTGGACAAGGCTGTGCGTGCATATGTACGACTTGGAATCAAAGAGGAAGCTACGCCGACTTTCGATTGATAGATACCCGACGGACGACCCGGCGGTCATGGTGGGGTCTAACAGTGAATTGATAAGAGACTGAGGCGAAGTGTTGGATTAAGCGGACAAGATGCAAAGAGTGAAGACATCGCAAAGCACAGATGCGGTGATTCACGATTGAATAGTCAACTGACAATTAGCGCTACCAAAACGAATCGGGCCTTGCGAATGGCAAAGAGACTAAGCGTGGCTACAGTCATAATCTGCATGGCTGTCGCGGTCGTATATTCCGCCTCCAGACTCATCTCTATCGTAAGACACGATATGTTCCCGAATGTCAGTTCACCGGCATCGGCGGCGAACGCGGCGATCCATGTGCCCGAATTCAACAAGAAAGTCGCCGTCGGGCCGTGTATCGCGTATGGCGACGCCGTGTTGCCGTATTTGGAAGCAGAGTCGTCAAACTACACGCAGCTCTATCACGGTTCACATAGAAACGTCGCGCTCATCCTGAGCGGAATCGATTCCCCCAAATCACTTGCAGTTCTACGCGAGTTGTATTCGCGAGACCAATTATGGGCGAAAGAAGCGGGAATGCTGGGACTTGTTCTATGTGGACAATTTAATGAACCCGTACACGAGGGGGCGTTTATCGTACAAGACATAGACGAAGTCAAAGCCACCGCTCTAGCATTGCTCGACCGTAAAGAAGCTGTCCCGTTCCTTATAAGCTCGCTCCAGTCCAGCAAGCGAGACTTCTGGGCCCACACCAAGATTATGGAGGCACTTGGCGCGTTGGGCGACCAGACGTCGATTGAACCGTTACGCAACTACTTGCATGACAAGACTGTTTTCGCGTTGGACGGGGCGTTTCGGGCACTGATTATGCTTGGCGACCGAGATGCCATACCGATTACCATCAAACGTATTGAACCGGATATGGATGACTCTCAAGCCCTTGTAATTCCCTCGTTGGAACTGGTCACGCGGCAGAACTTTGGCCGGGACAGGGAAGACTGGCAACGCTGGTGGCAGGGTGCTCAAACCTCCTTTCGAATCCCTCCAGAAGCCATAGAAACGTTTCGGAAAGATGCTCTTCGTGTACCGTAGGGTCTCGGCAATTCCAGGTTACATGCCTTACGAGATGTCAAGTTGTTGTTTGGCGCCTTGGCGTCTTTGCGTTTCCTCTTGATTTGCGTTTCTTCTTGAATTGATCTCAACTCAAGATAAGTCGCCAGGATACACCGGCTGTCCGCGTATGACCACTCATTCATTGTCTTCGTGCTGTTGCGGTGATAATCGAAGAGTCGTTACCACCAAGGCACGATGACACAAAGAAGATAACCCAAAAAGACTCAAGGGTACACAAGTCCACTCACGCCTTGCAGACCAAGTATCAATCCTCAGTATCCATGTTGGATATGGATAGCGGCGACGTGCCTTACTTTGCGTCTTTGCGCCTTGGCGTCTTTGCGTTTCCTCTTAATTTGATTTCAACGCAAAGGCGCGAAGACGCCAGGATGCTGCGTCAGTCCGCTTGCTACCACTCGCTCATCGCCTCCTTGTCCGGCCTGTCCCTTTCATTCGCCACGTCAGTGCAACGACTCTGCGCATATATGTGAGGTGCGTCACAAACAGAGTGGGGTTCTTACAATGTCGTTGCAGATACTTTCGCCACTCCGCGTATGCTCGCGGCCAGGCTTCGGAGAGTCGGAAGTTCACCGGATGACCGGAATGACTCCCATAAAACGGCCAGGGACTCCCGGTTCCGGGAAAGGGGGGTGTCCCGTACGAATATGGACAGCCGTTCGCGGGTTTTCAAGAAACGCCATCCGCTCTAACTCATTTTTTCACAGGCGCTTACCCGACATCGTGCGCCGGTGCGCGCTCGGGGGGCCCCCCTTGCCCCGTCAAAACACATCGCGGGGCACCCCCCTTCCGAGAGTCCGGAGGCGTCGATTCTTCCGCGGACTACCGTCTCGCGGAAGACTCCTGTTGTCAATCTTGGCCGCAAGAGTACATGCTTAACGTGTGCACACCAATCGGAGGCCACCCAGCATGAAGGTCACCCTTTCAGACCTGCGTCGTAATCCCGGGAAGATCGTCGAGGCGATCAAGCGCGGCGAGACGGTCACGCTGTCCAAGCGCGGGAAGGAGATTGCATACATCATTCCAAAGCACTCGGCAAAGGCACCGATGTCGGCGTCGATCTCGGTCTCGTCATGTTCCGCTATTGGAATGTGGAAAGACCGTGAAGACATGAAAGATCCCTCGACCAGGACTACAGGGGATACAGGTCCCTATTCCTCAAGATCGTAGAAAAGTTACGTATTGGGGGAGTAAGTTGTTGAACGGCTGCGTGTTGGCCATGGTTTACGGATTTGCTTGGATGTGCTGAGCCACGACAGAGACCACGATTAACCTGCGCCGCGCTCGGCGAGCGCTGCGCTACTGAATCGCAGCCGAGGGCGGCTGCGCCACAAGGAGACCCGCCGTCAGCAAGCGCCGAGGGACTCCCGGCGTCGGCCCAAACGCAAAAAACTCTGCATGAGCCGACTTCCCGAAACGCGGTCCCAGTAGCGCCTCGCTCGCCGAGCGCGGCGCAAGGTATGCCGCAGACTCCAAGTAGTGTAGCTGCTGGCGGCCGCGAGAACAGTGGCGCTTATTTGGTTCGTTTATCGGAGTTCATCGGTGTTCATCCGTGGTTGAATCTCTTCTGGTTGCGGCTGTGCCGCGCCAGGCTAAGGGAATTTCTTCCCAACGTAGATCGGAGCGAATCCAATGTCGGCTTCATTCGTGGTCTTCATGGCGCTTGCGGCGGGTCCCGTTCTTGGTGTCGATTCATCCCGCTTTACGCTCGATGAGCGGCCCGCGTTTCTGCTGGGTATTAGCTATTACGGGGCCTTGGCCATCGAGGACAAGGCGATTGTGGCGGGCGATCTCGACGAGATGAAGGCGCTCGGCTTTAATTGGGTGCGGGTATGGGTGACGTGGAATGCATTCGAAAACAACGTGAGCGCCGTCGCGCCGGATGGCTCGGTACGGCGGCCGTATATGGACCGCTTGCTGCGACTCTGCAAGCTTGCGGGTACGCGCGGCATGGTGGTCGACGTGACGGTGACGCGGGGCAAGGCTCCGGATTTTCCGAGCACCATGGCGGAACATGAAGCCGTGATGCAGACCTTGGCCCGCGAACTAAAACCGTATCGCAATGTCTATTTCGACGTGGGGAACGAGCGCAACGTGGGCGATGAGCGCCATGTGCCGATGAGCGAAGTGGGCCGTCTCGTCGAGTCGATCAAGCGCATCGATCCGGACCGGCTGTGTACCGCGTCGCAGGGCGGCGACATCAGCGACGAGGAATTCGGCAACTACCTTGAAACGGGCAAGGTGGATTTCGTCGCGCCGCATCGTGGGCGCTACGCGGGCAGCGCCGCGGAAACCGGCGAGACGACGCGGCACTATCTGGACTTGATGAAGGGCGGACGCATCGTGCCGGTGTTGTATCAGGAGCCGTTCCGGCGCGGGTATGCGGATTGGGAACCGAAGGCGGACGACTTCAGAACGGACCTCGAACAGTCGAAGGCATCGGGAGCCGCAGGCTGGTGCTTTCACAACGGGTCGGTACGCAGCGGGAAAGGCGACGAACGCCCGCGACGGTCTTTCGACTTGCGACCGGAGGAAGGCAGATTGTTCGACCAATTCGACGCGGAAGAACGCGCGTTCCTTGACTCGCTCAAGAAACGCTGAGTCCCCGCGGCGTCGGCCGCGGAGTCTTCACTGCGCGAAGTCCGAGGAATCCACCAGTTTCCACGTGGCGCCGCTGTCCGGCGACATCATCAGGGCGCGCCTCGAACCCATGTGGTCGTTGCGGTAGAACCACAACGTGGACCAGTAATCGTAGGACAGGAAGAGGCGTCCTTTCCGGTCGATGGTCAGACGGTGGTAGTACACGCTGTACTCGGAGAACGGCGGCACGACAAGCAGCCGCGGCGCGGACCACGCTTCTCCCTTTCGCTTGCTCATGTACGCGAGGCATGCATAGATGCCCGAGGGGAATCGCTGCGTATCGTCCTGCCAAAGACGAAACACCACGTGGAGCGTGTCGTCCTTGTCGCAGACCATGCCCACGTAGGTTTGGCGCAGGCCCGCTCCCAAGTCTTCCGCGGGCGTCCAACCGTCTGCGGTGCTGTTGGGTTTCAGCGAGCGCGAGTACTTGAACGTGGCCCCGTGCGTGCCAATGAGCACGTGGAGATATCCTTCGCTGTCCATCGTGATGCACGGCGTGTTGTGAACGTCGTTCGCGGGAGGCCCGTAGCCGATCAGCGCGGGCGCGCCCAGCGTTCCCGTCTCACGGTCGTAGGTGGCCGCATAGGTTGGGACGCCGGGCACCTGTTCCGCCGGGTCCGTGGCTTCGGCCCACACGACGTGAACCTTGGAACCGCGCGACACGATGGTTGAAGGCATGCCGGAGTGTCCCGAGTAGCCGATGCATTTCTTCGTGATCAAGACAGGCTCTTGCAGGGAGACCGTTCCGTCTGCTTCCTTCTTGGGAAGATAGAGAAGCATATCGTTCAATCGACGCCAAATGAGATTAGGGTCTTTCTCCGTCAGATTGAATTGCACAAAAGGCGGTGGCCCATCGGGAAGGTTGTGTCCGGAGAACTGCTCGATGTCGCACGTCCCGGGCGCGGGGATCGCGGTGGCGGCGAAATGGTTCCCGCCATCGCCCGAATAAAGGAGCACCTTCCCATTTGCGTCGCCGATTGAGTAGATGCCGTTATCGCGATCGAACGCGACCTTGGTGGTCGCCGAACGTATTGGCGCGCTCCCCGGCGCGGTGTAAGAGGCAGTCGGCCATTTGCCATCGTTCAAGACTGACAGGCCATCGCCGTTATTCACAACCGGCCGATTGTTCATATCGAAGTAGACCTGATTGGTCAACGGGCACGACGGGGCGTAGCCGAGTTGTTCGTTTTCGTGTTGGAAAGGCTTCAAATCGAGCGGCATCGAAAGCGGCGCCAAAGCGGGCGCGATGCCTCGGCGCAGTCGGAAGGTCGAGAAGGTTGCGAGTTCTGGCGCGTCATTCGGAATTGCGCGCACTTTGCACTCCCACTGATCGCCTTCAGCCGGCAATTGATATCTAAGCGTGACCTCCGTGGATTGATTGGGTCCGAGCGTTACCTCGGACTTGTCCAGTTCCGCGGACCACTTCTTGTCCTCAGGGAACTCGATATCCAAAGTAACGGCGGTGCTTCTGGAATCGTTGTTATGAACCTGGAACGTGCTCGTGCCGTCTTCCTGAGTGCCCGCATAGATTGTGTTCGAGTACGGAGTCAGCATCCAACGCACGGCGGCGAACCCAAACCATGAGTCCTTCTGCGGCGACCACAGCGTCTCGTCGCGAAACGAATCCTTCTGCGACCAGCGTGTCACGCCATCAATTTGGACGCTCCCGGAATACTTGGGCAGATGCAACCGCCACGGCTCCATCGCAGATACCGTATCGGCGCGAAACTTCGCGGAACCGGTACCGTCGGAGCCGATGGGCAACTCTCCCACTTTCTCATCGAGCGCGTTGAACAGTTCCAGGGGGCCGGACTCCGATGACGCTTCGGCGACGTCGATGGTGAACTCGCCCGCGCGCGGCACGAAACACACGTCGCCAGCGACATCCGGATTTCGAAGCACGATTGGCTCTTCGTGATCGGCGTCGCGGTGGCCGCGCGCAGTCTCAATCACGTAATGCGTGCAATTGGTGCGGAACCCCCACTCCACGTTCTCGCCGTACCGGTCATTCGAGACCGTGACGAGTACGCCGTAGATGCCCACACCGCGAACGGTAGTCGCGACACGAGCGTGTTGGACGGGACCCGTCCCGCTGCCCTTGGCTTGGCCGTCGTCAGGAATAGTCTTTTCGTCAAGCACTTGCCTGTCGGGACCGAAGAGAATAAGTGTCATGAAAGTTGGTTTGTCGGAACGATTCAGGTCGGCCTTCTCGACTTCGACCCAGAGTTCACCCGTATCAGGCAACAGAAAGATTCCGCCAATTCCACCCCAGCGGTGGTCCGTGGTCCAGGCCGAGTTCTCCGCCGCAATTGCGGCAGCCGCGAAGAACAGGAAGACAACCCCGAGATGTGTGATGCGTGTCATGGCATTCTCTCCCCGCTTTTCCAAGTGTATCTGCGAGCATTAAGCCCTTTCCGGATACGGGAAGCAAATGCCTCAAATCAGCGGATGCATGACGCGATTTTCGTGAACCTGGGGTATACTCTCTCCGCACAAGCGCAGCAACCGGACTCATCGCGGAGTGAAACCTATTATGAGCAACCAAGAAGAAAGACCAGGGTGCTTCCGTCGTCTCATCAAGTGGACCGTACGCCTGGCCGTGTTTTTGATCGTTTTGGGCGCAGTGGTTTTCGGATTCGTTTTCCGGGAACCGATCTACAATCGATTCTACTATTTCCCGAAGGTTGCGGCCGCGTGGGAAGCGATTCGCGCGCAGTATGAACCCGTCAAGTTGGACGATGGGTGGACCGAATTCCGCGGTGTCTGCCACAGCCACTCCGAGTTGTCTCACGATTCCCAAGTGACATTCCCGGACATCATCAAAGCGGCGCACACCGCCGATATCAGCTTTATTTGCATGTCGGATCATTGCGTCGAAGGCAAGGCCGATTACAGCCTGGGATTGAAGGGCATTCACGACGGGGTTCTATTTGTTCGCGGGTTCGAGATGCCCTACGGCTTCATGCCGTGGGGATTGCCGGACGATACCGTCCTGGACTGCGGAGCCAGCGAGGAATCGCTGGTGAAGACCATCGAGGAACGCGGCGGATTGCTCTTCATTGCGCATTCGGAGGAAGATCGGCACTGGGAGTTGCCGCAGATCGCGGGCATGGAAATCTACAACATCCACACCAATCTCAAGGAAAACAATGCCAGCGTTGCAGATTTGCTACCGGACGTCGCGTTTTCGCTGAGGAAGTATCCGGACCATGTCATGCGAACCATATTTCGCCGGCAGACGGACATTCTCAAGCACTGGGACGAGTTGAACCGCGATCGAAAGATGGTCGGGATCTGCGCGGGAGACGCGCACCAGAACAATGGCGTGTACGGCGTTTACACCAACGACGAGAACCTGCAGATCTTTGAGGGCAGCGGCGAAGAAATGGAAACCGTCAAGCTCAACGGCGCGACGCGGGGGCTGTTGCGCCTGTTCTGCGGCCCGCTTGAGCAGGGCAAGGAGGTCTTTCGCCTGCAGCTTGACCCGTATGAGCGCAGTCTGCGTTTTGTAAATAACCACGTGCTGGCCACGGACTTGAGCGAAGCGGCCATATTGGACGCGCTGCGAAAGGGACGCGTCTTCGTTGGGTTCGACATGATTGCCGATGCGCGGGGCTTCACATACTATGCGGAGTCGGGTCCGGTGAAAGCTGTCATGGGCGAAGAAGTGCCTATGGCCGACGGGATCGTGCTGCACGCTGCCTCCCCGTATCCGGTCCGGTTCACGCTGGTTCACGACGGCAATCCAATCGAGACGCAAGAAGGACGGACTTTCCAGTATCCGGTGAAGGAGCCGGGGAAATATCGGATTGAGGC
Proteins encoded in this region:
- a CDS encoding type II toxin-antitoxin system prevent-host-death family antitoxin, which translates into the protein MKVTLSDLRRNPGKIVEAIKRGETVTLSKRGKEIAYIIPKHSAKAPMSASISVSSCSAIGMWKDREDMKDPSTRTTGDTGPYSSRS
- a CDS encoding glycoside hydrolase family 5 protein, which encodes MSASFVVFMALAAGPVLGVDSSRFTLDERPAFLLGISYYGALAIEDKAIVAGDLDEMKALGFNWVRVWVTWNAFENNVSAVAPDGSVRRPYMDRLLRLCKLAGTRGMVVDVTVTRGKAPDFPSTMAEHEAVMQTLARELKPYRNVYFDVGNERNVGDERHVPMSEVGRLVESIKRIDPDRLCTASQGGDISDEEFGNYLETGKVDFVAPHRGRYAGSAAETGETTRHYLDLMKGGRIVPVLYQEPFRRGYADWEPKADDFRTDLEQSKASGAAGWCFHNGSVRSGKGDERPRRSFDLRPEEGRLFDQFDAEERAFLDSLKKR
- a CDS encoding BNR repeat-containing protein, with translation MTRITHLGVVFLFFAAAAIAAENSAWTTDHRWGGIGGIFLLPDTGELWVEVEKADLNRSDKPTFMTLILFGPDRQVLDEKTIPDDGQAKGSGTGPVQHARVATTVRGVGIYGVLVTVSNDRYGENVEWGFRTNCTHYVIETARGHRDADHEEPIVLRNPDVAGDVCFVPRAGEFTIDVAEASSESGPLELFNALDEKVGELPIGSDGTGSAKFRADTVSAMEPWRLHLPKYSGSVQIDGVTRWSQKDSFRDETLWSPQKDSWFGFAAVRWMLTPYSNTIYAGTQEDGTSTFQVHNNDSRSTAVTLDIEFPEDKKWSAELDKSEVTLGPNQSTEVTLRYQLPAEGDQWECKVRAIPNDAPELATFSTFRLRRGIAPALAPLSMPLDLKPFQHENEQLGYAPSCPLTNQVYFDMNNRPVVNNGDGLSVLNDGKWPTASYTAPGSAPIRSATTKVAFDRDNGIYSIGDANGKVLLYSGDGGNHFAATAIPAPGTCDIEQFSGHNLPDGPPPFVQFNLTEKDPNLIWRRLNDMLLYLPKKEADGTVSLQEPVLITKKCIGYSGHSGMPSTIVSRGSKVHVVWAEATDPAEQVPGVPTYAATYDRETGTLGAPALIGYGPPANDVHNTPCITMDSEGYLHVLIGTHGATFKYSRSLKPNSTADGWTPAEDLGAGLRQTYVGMVCDKDDTLHVVFRLWQDDTQRFPSGIYACLAYMSKRKGEAWSAPRLLVVPPFSEYSVYYHRLTIDRKGRLFLSYDYWSTLWFYRNDHMGSRRALMMSPDSGATWKLVDSSDFAQ